In Manis javanica isolate MJ-LG chromosome 9, MJ_LKY, whole genome shotgun sequence, one DNA window encodes the following:
- the ANKRD12 gene encoding ankyrin repeat domain-containing protein 12 isoform X3: MIDDRHILRKELRKENESELEKNSLFAKQEKAFYPKSFKSKKQKPSRVLYSSSESSDEEILQNKKVSVPCSVPETSNSDTQTKKEYGVSNEHKQKGKVKRKLKNQNKNKENQELKQEKEGKENTRVTNLTVSTTLDCSEKTREEGNFRKSFSPKDDTSLHLFHISTGKSPKHSCGLSEKQSTPLKQEHTKTCLSPGSSEMSLQSDLVRYDNTESEFLPESSTIKSCKHKEKNKHQKDFQLEFGEKSNAKIKDEDHSPTYENSDSTLKKIDKEGKTLKKHKLKHKEKEKEKHKKEIEGEKEKYKNRDGGKELQRSVEFDREFWKENFFKSDETEDLFLNMEHEALTLEKKSKLDKNVKDDKSTKEKHVSKEKNYKEEREKMKKESEKSFREEKIKDLKEERENVPIDKETEFISSGVSASEESIGLHSVEKEIDIEKQEKHIKESKEKSDRRFQTKEKEIEKIDRKNPEKEKKVKHEHKSEKDKLDLSECVDKIKEKDKLYSHHTEKCHKESDKIKTVKKADDREKSREKIDRKHDKDKSEKERHPAESKEKHLMEKKKQSDNSDYTKSEKSKNKEKDREVDKKEKPKDKESVSLTNSRHFQEEKRSSIADSSKAQLEKTLPLREKTKDEPLKTPDGKEKDKKDKDTDRYKERDKHKDKIQLSSLLKLKSEVDKPKPKSSPASKDNRPKEKRLVNDDLMQTSFERMLSLKDLEIEQWHKKHKEKIKQKEKERLRNRNFLELKIKDKEKTKHALAESKNKELTRSKSSELTDAYTKEKQSKDAVSNRSQSVDTKNIMNSGKSSFLSDNSLNRSPRSESEKPGLSSRSVSMISVASSEDSCHTTVTTPRPPVEYDSDFMLEGSDSQMSFSQSPFLPVAKSPALHERELDSLAELPERIKPPYVSRLPTPHVRSSSVEDVKLAMNEGRPTVEVRRCSMPSVICEHTKQFQTKSEESNQGGLTVPRDSCPSPKPEVSSNMPERELSNVSNMHSSFAASPTRSVNSKYIAADINVIKSTAPMSTLMDSPVHLEPSIQVGVIQNKSWEIPIDRLESLSTSDFICPNSSTPDQESSVQGFCNSENKTLKEENTDFLSLHQTELPGNSCAQDPGSFLPSQQPCSFHSQSLSNAESISKHKSLSYVASQEPGILQQKNAAQIISSVSDTDNESTKDMENAFVLTDVQKTGAFVSMYSESTVQEASPNSEKTNVPSEKDFNGGNASSQLSTNYTFSKLMYKSSKGHEVENSTSGIQVISHEKENKLESLVVTHLNDKCDPDLCEMNAGMSKGNLNEQGNPKHCPESEKYLLSIEDEESQQSTLSSLENHSQQSAQPEVHKYGQLVKVELEENAEDDKTDNQIPQRITRNKTNTVANQSKQILASCTLLAEKDSESSSPRGRIRLTEDDDPQIHHPRKRKVSRVPQPVQVSPSLLQAKEKTQQSLAAIVDALKLDEIQPYSSERANPYFEYLHIRKKIEEKRKLLCSVIPQAPQYYDEYVTFNGSYLLDGNPLSKICIPTITPPPSLSDPLKELFRQQEVVRMKLRLQHSIEREKLIVSNEQEVLRVHYRAARTLANQTLPFSACTVLLDAEVYSVPLDAQSDDSKTSVRDRFNARQFMSWLQDVDDKFDKLKTCLLMRQQHEAAALNAVQRLEWQLKLQELDPATYKSVSIYEIQEFYVPLVDVNDDFELTPI, from the exons atgattgatGACAGACATATTCTTAGGAAAGAGCTACGAAAAGAGAATGAATCTGAATTAGAAAAGAACAGTTTATTTGCAAAACAGGAAAAAGCTTTCTATCCTAAgtcatttaaaagtaaaaaacaaaagccaTCTAGGGTTTTGTATTCAAGTTCTGAAAGTTCAGATGAAGAAATTCTTCAGAACAAAAAGGTTTCTGTTCCATGTTCTGTCCCTGAAACATCAAATTCTGatacacaaacaaaaaaggaatatggAGTTTCAAATGAACACAAACAGAAAggcaaagttaaaagaaaattaaagaaccagaacaaaaataaagagaaccaAGAgctaaagcaagaaaaagaagggaaagaaaacaccAGAGTAACAAACTTGACAGTTAGCACTACACTGGATTGTTCAGAAAAGACCAGAGAGGAGGGAAATTTTAGGAAATCGTTTAGCCCAAAAGATGATACTTCAttacatttatttcatatttccaCTGGTAAATCTCCCAAACATTCTTGTGGACTTAGTGAAAAGCAGTCAACACCATTAAAACAAGAACATACTAAAACATGTTTATCACCAGGAAGTTCTGAAATGTCATTACAGTCTGATCTTGTCCGGTATGATAATACAGAATCAGAATTCTTGCCAGAAAGCTCAACTATAAAATCTTGTAagcataaggaaaaaaacaaacatcagAAAGATTTCCAGTTAGAATTTGGTGAAAAGTCAAATGccaaaataaaagatgaagatCATAGTCCAACATATGAGAATTCAGACAGCACactgaaaaaaattgataaagagggtaaaacattaaaaaagcataaattaaaacataaagagaaggaaaaagaaaagcataaaaaagaaattgaaggtgaaaaggaaaaatacaagaatAGAGATGGTGGTAAAGAATTACAGCGGAGTGTGGAATTTGATAGAGAATTTtggaaagagaatttttttaaaagtgatgaAACTGAAGATCTGTTTTTAAATATGGAACATGAGGCcttaacattagaaaaaaaatccaagttggataaaaatgtaaaagatgaTAAGTCAACCAAGGAAAAGCATgtctcaaaagagaaaaactataaagaagaaagagaaaagatgaagaaggaaagtgaaaaatcttttagggaggagaaaataaaagatttaaaagaagaaagggagaatgtACCCatagataaagaaacagaattcATTTCTTCAGGTGTAAGTGCCAGTGAGGAATCTATAGGGTTACATTCAGTggaaaaggaaatagacattgaaaaacaagaaaagcatataaaagaaagcaaggaaaagTCTGACAGACGATTTCAAaccaaggaaaaggaaattgagaagatagacagaaaaaatcctgaaaaagagaaaaaggtaaaaCATGAgcataagtcagagaaagacaaattagaTCTTAGTGAATGTGTcgacaaaataaaagaaaaagacaagctgTATTCACATCACACAGAGAAATGTCataaagaaagtgacaagataaaaactgttaaaaaagcTGATGACAGAGAGAAGAGTAGAGAAAAGATAGATAGAAAACATGACAAAGACAAGTCTGAAAAAGAGAGGCATCcagcagaaagcaaagaaaagcacttaatggaaaaaaaaaagcagtcagaTAATAGTGACTATACTAaatcagaaaaaagcaaaaataaagaaaaagacagggaggtagataaaaaagaaaaacctaaagacAAAGAAAGTGTAAGTTTAACTAATTCCAGACACTTCCAGGAAGAGAAGAGGTCAAGTATAGCAGACAGCAGTAAAGCACAACTTGAAAAAACTTTACCCcttagagaaaaaacaaaagatgaacCTTTGAAAACTCctgatggaaaagaaaaagataaaaaagataaagatacAGACAGATATAAAGAAAGAGACAAACATAAAGATAAAATTCAACTAAGTAGTTTACTCAAACTAAAATCTGAAGTGGACAAACCTAAACCTAAGTCATCACCAGCATCAAAAGATAATCGACCTAAAGAAAAGAGATTAGTGAACGATGATTTAATGCAGACGAGTTTTGAAAGAATGCTAAGCCTTAAAGACCTAGAAATAGAGCAGTGGCAcaaaaaacataaggaaaaaattaagcaaaaagaaaaggagcGATTGAGAAATCGTAATTTTTTAGaacttaaaataaaagataaagaaaaaacaaagcatgCACTAGCTGAGTCCAAAAATAAAGAACTTACTAGGTCGAAGAGTTCAGAGTTGACTGATGCTTATACCAAGGAAAAACAATCTAAAGATGCTGTAAGTAACAGATCACAATCTGTCGACACCAAAAACATAATGAATTCAGGGAAGTCATCCTTTCTTTCAGATAATAGCTTAAACAGATCTCCTAGATCAGAAAGTGAAAAGCCAGGCCTCAGCTCCAGATCTGTATCCATGATTTCCGTTGCTAGCTCAGAAGATTCTTGCCATACAACAGTGACCACCCCAAGGCCTCCAGTTGAGTATGACTCTGATTTTATGTTAGAGGGCTCAGATTCCCAAATGTCCTTTTCTCAGTCACCTTTTTTGCCAGTTGCCAAATCTCCTGCCCTTCATGAAAGGGAGTTGGATAGCTTAGCTGAACTGCCAGAGCGGATTAAACCACCATATGTAAGCAGACTTCCAACACCCCATGTCCGATCATCATCTGTAGAAGATGTTAAACTAGCTATGAATGAGGGGAGACCAACTGTAGAAGTTCGAAGATGTAGCATGCCATCTGTCATTTGTGAACATACAAAACAATTccaaacaaaatcagaagaaaGCAATCAAGGTGGTTTAACTGTGCCAAGAGATAGTTGCCCTTCTCCCAAACCTGAGGTATCGTCAAATATGCCTGAAAGAGAACTTTCAAATGTGTCTAACATGCATTCCAGTTTTGCAGCCTCTCCTACTAGGTCTGTAAACAGCAAATATATTGCAGCTGATATAAATGTTATCAAGAGTACTGCTCCAATGAGCACTTTAATGGATAGTCCTGTGCATTTAGAACCATCAATTCAGGTTGGTGTGATCCAGAATAAATCATGGGAGATACCTATTGATAGACTGGAGTCATTAAGCACCAGTGATTTTATTTGCCCAAATTCTAGTACACCTGATCAAGAGTCTTCTGTTCAGGGTTTTTGTAactctgaaaacaaaacattgaAAGAAGAGAATACTGATTTTTTATCCCTCCATCAGACTGAACTGCCAGGAAACTCTTGTGCTCAGGATCCAGGATCCTTTCTGCCTTCACAGCAACCTTGCTCTTTCCACAGCCAATCGCTTTCAAATGCTGAATCTATTTCTAAACACAAGTCTTTGTCTTATGTTGCCAGTCAAGAGCCAGGTATTTTACAACAGAAAAATGCAGCTCAAATTATCAGTTCTGTTTCAGATACTGATAATGAATCTACGAAAGATATGGAGAATGCATTTGTCCTAACAGATGTTCAAAAGACAGGTGCCTTTGTCTCAATGTACTCTGAAAGCACTGTTCAAGAAGCATCACCAAATTCTGAGAAGACTAATGTACCATCAGAAAAGGACTTTAATGGAGGTAATGCCTCTTCCCAGCTAAGTACAAATTATACATTTAGCAAACTAATGTATAAGTCTTCCAAGGGCCATGAAGTTGAAAACAGCACTTCTGGTATTCAGgttatttcacatgaaaaagagaacaaactggAGAGTTTGGTTGTAACTCATTTGAATGATAAGTGTGATCCTGATTTATGTGAGATGAATGCAGGGATGTCAAAAGGAAACCTAAATGAACAAGGTAATCCAAAACATTGTCCTGAAAGTGAGAAGTATTTGCTTTCCATCGAAGATGAAGAATCACAACAAAGCACTTTATCAAGTCTTGAAAACCATTCACAACAATCAGCTCAACCAGAAGTGCATAAATATGGTCAGTTAGTTAAAGTAGAACTAGAAGAAAATGCTGAAGATGATAAAACTGACAACCAAATCCCTCAAAGGATaactagaaacaaaacaaatacagtgGCAAATCAGAGCAAACAGATTCTTGCTAGCTGTACACTGTTAGCAGAAAAAGACAGTGAATCTTCATCTCCTAGAGGAAGAATAAGATTAACTGAAGATGATGATCCTCAAATTCACCACCCACGGAAAAGGAAAGTCTCACGTGTACCTCAGCCTGTGCAAGTGAGCCCCTCTTTACTACAGGCAAAAGAGAAAACTCAGCAGTCTCTTGCAGCCATTGTAGATGCTCTGAAACTAGATGAGATTCAGCCATACAGCTCAGAGAGGGCAAACCCATATTTTGAATACTTgcacattaggaaaaaaattgaagaaaagcgCAAATTGTTGTGTAGTGTTATTCCTCAAGCACCTCAGTATTATGATGAATATGTGACATTTAACGGATCATATCTCCTGGATGGAAACCCCTTAAGCAAGATTTGCATTCCCACA ataacACCACCACCTTCACTGTCAGATCCACTTAAAGAGCTTTTTCGGCAACAGGAAGTTGTAAGGATGAAACTACGTTTGCAGCACAGCATTGAAAGG GAAAAACTCATTGTGTCCAATGAACAGGAAGTTCTACGAGTTCATTATAGAGCTGCAAGAACATTGGCAAATCAAACACTGCCATTTAGCGCATGCACTGTTTTATTGGATGCAGAAGTGTACAGTGTGCCACTGGATGCTCAG TCTGATGACAGTAAAACTTCTGTAAGGGATCGCTTTAATGCAAGACAGTTCATGTCTTGGTTACAAGATGTGGATGATAAATTTGACAAATTAAAG ACTTGTCTTTTAATGAGACAACAACATGAAGCTGCAGCTTTAAATGCCGTCCAGAGATTAGAATGGCAGCTCAAACTCCAGGAGCTCGACCCTGCCACCTATAAATCTGTCAGCATTTATGAAATCCAGGAGTTCTATGTTCCCCTTGTTGATGTTAATGATGATTTTGAATTGACTCCTATATAG